The following proteins are encoded in a genomic region of Fusarium keratoplasticum isolate Fu6.1 chromosome 9, whole genome shotgun sequence:
- a CDS encoding T-SNARE coiled-coil-like proteiny domain-containing protein: MMSSTNEEDPFLQVQQDVLTQMASARPLFASYLRIRSLSTNADSPELASARSDLEAALSSLADDLADLVASVQAVESNPAQFGLSAHEVTRRKRLVQEVGGEIDDMRDELAKKVDAVRGGDLPDPNAFAIDGDGDDTYAEFEQQQQMEIMREQDQHLDGVFQTVGNLRRQADDMGRELEEQREMLEVVDEAADRVGGRLQTGMQKLQHVIRANEDRYSSCCIAVLIFVLILLLVLLLIL, encoded by the exons ATGATGTCCTCCACAAACGAAGAGGACCCCTTCCTCCAGGTCCAACA AGATGTTCTCACTCAGATGGCCTCGGCTAGGCCGCTGTTCGCCTCATATCTCCGCATCCGCTCCCTCTCCACAAATGCCGACTCCCCTGAACTTGCTTCCGCTCGCTCCGACCTCGAAGCCGCTCTCTCATCCCTCGCCGACGACCTAGCCGACCTCGTCGCCTCGGTGCAGGCCGTCGAGTCCAACCCCGCGCAGTTTGGTCTCTCTGCACATGAGGTGACACGCCGGAAGCGCCTGGTGCAGGAGGTCGGCGGCGAGATCGACGACATGCGCGACGAGCTTGCCAAGAAGGTCGACGCCGTCCGTGGAGGTGACCTGCCCGACCCCAACGCGTTCGCCatcgacggcgacggtgaCGATACGTACGCCGAGtttgagcagcagcagcagatggaGATAATGCGCGAGCAGGACCAGCACCTGGATGGCGTGTTCCAGACCGTGGGCAATCTCCGAAGGCAGGCTGACGATATGGGTAGGGAGCTGGAGGAACAGCGCGAGAtgcttgaggttgtcgatGAGGCGGCTGATCGCGTGGGTGGCCGACTGCAGACGGGCATGCAGAAGCTGCAGCATGTGATACGCGCGAACGAGGATCGGTATAGTAGCTGCTGCATAGCTGTCCTCATATTTGTGCTCATCCTGCTGTTGGTCCTCCTCTTGATTCTATAA
- a CDS encoding MRNA export factor GLE1 has protein sequence MTRSPTTRRSQLLSSPERNIAASFLLDTRNNELSHRDALAAAQVEHERVRQAAIRVYELHELQQEHRRIVEEERKEQERLRAEALVVAEEKRLRELKAKTIPRLPPEPEPPTPPPAPKPDPSKTTNGTTPVKESKRVEPSTTPPSEIKKPALAPPATSSPFAPQNKPTISSPLAAATSGQTTTHGLFQKTNGPVAAQPAAPAPAQPLAKPAAPPVQPAASPTEDRYSQIHQELKKLRRELQAQSKVPGSPLKGKLGTFRREIRVAIGQLTGGKGANAKPVQKITDTLKEALKGGTPSPPIDVGLFVVDKREPVQGATHNDQTLPSLFIYLMNICAKAIINQFINEGGANPKAADPIGVFTAHIFSNQEFEWRGQSLIDIVMAKYRIVCPVLFGHRGSDRTERGRISIGWKKDGPAWITEQSHNDRMTGLGAGFASLSLRDFSKSSKKNPYPPTNYWKALAYIVNSPPNEISNTQYVVLRSMIQGHEQRFLNFYGNAALAALRLALVEFPKKAPQNATAAGSLAALADVLKSESGLVLA, from the exons ATGACACGCTCCCCGACCACGAGGCGGAGCCAATTGCTCTCGAGCCCCGAGCGTAACATCGCCGCGAGCTTCCTACTTGATACGCGAAACAACGAGCTTAGCCATCGGGATGCCCTGGCGGCGGCCCAGGTAGAGCACGAGCGGGTGCGCCAGGCTGCGATCCGAGTCTACGAGCTTCATGAGCTGCAACAAGAGCACCGACGtatcgtcgaggaggagcgcaaggAGCAAGAGAGACTTCGGGCAGAAGCTCTAGTTGTcgctgaggagaagagacTTCGTGaactcaaggccaagacgatTCCTCGATTACCACCAGAGCCCGAACCTCCCACTCCCCCTCCGGCACCCAAACCAGATCCTTCGAAGACAACAAACGGCACTACACCAGTAAAGGAATCGAAGCGGGTCGAACCATCGACAACTCCCCCTTcagagatcaagaagcctgCTCTTGCACCCCCTGCCACTAGCAGCCCCTTCGCACCCCAGAACAAACCGACGATTAGCAGCCCACTTGCTGCTGCAACTTCCGGACAAACAACAACACATGGACTGTTCCAGAAAACAAACGGACCAGTTGCGGCACAACCCGCTGCGCCTGCTCCTGCTCAACCTTTGGCAAAACCCGCCGCACCTCCTGTGCAACCCGCAGCGAGTCCCACCGAGGATCGATATAGCCAGATTCACCAGGAACTCAAGAAGCTGCGCCGGGAACTTCAGGCACAGTCTAAAGTCCCTGGCTCTCCGctcaagggcaagcttgGAACCTTCCGTCGAGAGATCCGGGTGGCTATCGGCCAGCTGACCGGCGGAAAGGGTGCCAACGCCAAACCA GTCCAGAAGATCACAGACACATTGAAGGAGGCCTTGAAGGGTGGTACACCGAGCCCGCCAATCGATGTTGGCCTGTTTGTGGTCGACAAGAGAGAGCCCGTTCAAGGAGCCACCCACAACGACCAAACACTGCCTTCACTCTTCATTTATCTCATGAATATCTGTGCCAAGGCCATTATCAACCAGTTCATCAACGAAGGTGGCGCCAACCCAAAGGCCGCAGACCCGATCGGGGTCTTTACAGCCCACATCTTCTCAAACCAGGAGTTTGAATGGCGAGGGCAATCCCTGATCGACATCGTAATGGCGAAGTACCGAATCGTGTGCCCAGTCCTCTTCGGCCACAGAGGCAGCGATCGAACAGAGCGCGGTCGTATCTCTATCGGTTGGAAGAAGGATGGGCCGGCCTGGATCACAGAACAGAGCCACAACGACAGGATGACTGGCCTGGGTGCTGGCTTTGCCTCTCTTTCTCTGAGAGACTTCAGCAAGTCATCAAAGAAGAACCCCTACCCACCTACGAATTACTGGAAGGCGCTCGCATACATCGTCAACTCGCCCCCCAACGAGATCTCAAACACACAATACGTTGTCTTGCGGTCCATGATCCAGGGCCACGAGCAACGCTTCCTCAACTTTTACGGCAACGCAGCTTTGGCTGCTCTCCGCCTTGCGCTTGTCGAATTCCCCAAGAAGGCGCCCCAAAACGCCACGGCTGCCGGTTCTCTGGCCGCTCTGGCTGATGTGCTCAAGAGCGAATCGGGACTGGTGCTGGCTTAG